In Oncorhynchus masou masou isolate Uvic2021 unplaced genomic scaffold, UVic_Omas_1.1 unplaced_scaffold_1663, whole genome shotgun sequence, a single window of DNA contains:
- the LOC135531821 gene encoding uncharacterized protein LOC135531821, whose translation MSMDEPEDLEMEGEEGIDAKELKKELAESKAVKVLMLVPSLPSSIAPEFHRSPSSIALRVPSPSEFHRSSSIAPEVHRSPSSIALRVPSLPRSIAPEFHRSSSSIAPEFHRSRVPSLSEFHRSPSSIAPEFHRSPSSIAITSSSIALPRSIALPVPSLPSSIAPEFHRSPSSIAPGSIAPRVPSLSEFHRSPSSIVPSSIAPEFHRPRGPSLPEVHRSRVPSLPRSIAPEFHRSPSSIALRVPSLPEFHRSPRGPSLPEFHRSPSSIAPEVHRSLEFHRSPSSIASRVPSLPEFHRLPEFHRSRVPPLPEVHRSPSSTAPRVPPLPRVPPLPRVPSLPRSIAPRGPSLPSSIAPRVPSLPSSIRLPEFHRSRRSIAPEVHRSPSSIAPRSSIAPRGPSLPPSSIAPEVHRSPSSIAPRVPSPPEVPSLPPSESSPVERQDT comes from the exons ATGTCGATGGACGAGCCTGAGGatctggagatggagggagaggaggggatagacgCCAAGGAGCTGAAGAAGGAGCTGGCTGAGTCCAAGGCAGTTAAAGTGCTGATGCTGG ttccatcgctcccgagttccatcgctcccgagttccatcgctccccgAGTTCCATCGCTCTCCGAGTTCCATCGCCCTCCGAGTTCCATCGCTcgagttccatcgctcccgaGGTCCATCGCTCCCCGAGTTCCATCGCTCtccgagttccatcgctcccgaGGTCCATCGCtcccgagttccatcgctcctcgagttccatcgctcccgagttccatcgctcccgagttccatcgctctccgagttccatcgctctccgagttccatcgctcccgagttccatcgctccccgAGTTCCATCGCCATTACCTCGAGTTCCATCGCGCTCCCGAGGTCCATCGCTCTCCCAGTTCCATCGCtcccgagttccatcgctcccgagttccatcgctccccgagttccatcgctcccggttccatcgctccccgagttccatcgctctccgagttccatcgctccccgAGTTCCATCGtcccgagttccatcgctcccgaGTTCCATCGCCCCCGAGGTCCATCGCTCCCCGAGGTCCATCGCtcccgagttccatcgctcccgaGGTCCATCGCtcccgagttccatcgctccccgagttccatcgctctccgagttccatcgctccccgagttccatcgctccccTCGAGGTCCATCGCTccccgagttccatcgctccccgagttccatcgctcccgaGGTCCATCGCTCCCTcgagttccatcgctccccgagttccatcgcctcccgagttccatcgctccccgAGTTCCATCGCCTCCCCGAGTTCCACCGCTCCCGAGTTCCACCGCTCCCCGAGGTCCACCGCTCCCCGAGTTCCACCGCTCCCCGAGTTCCACCGCTCCCACGAGTTCCACCGCTCCCAcgagttccatcgctcccgaGGTCCATCGCTCCCCGAGGTCCATCGCtcccgagttccatcgctcccaGAGTTCCATCGCTCCCGAGTTCCATCCGGCTccccgagttccatcgctcccgGAGGTCCATCGCTCCCGAGGTCCATCGCTCtccgagttccatcgctccccgGAGTTCCATCGCTCCCCGAGGTCCATCGCTCCCtccgagttccatcgctcccgaGGTCCATCGCTccccgagttccatcgctccccgAGTTCCATCGCCTCCCGAAGTTCCATCGCTCCCTCCCAGTGAGTCCAGTCCAGTGGAAAGGCAGGACACA